The following coding sequences are from one Thermodesulfobacteriota bacterium window:
- a CDS encoding ATP-binding protein — translation MTRGRDHRQVFPFTAIVGQDHLKRALIINAIVPGGVGVLIRGEKGTAKSTCARALACLLSDISSGPFPFVTLPVNASEDNLVGGLDFEYALAAGQKRFNPGILARAHGGILYVDEVNLLDDHLADLITDTVAAGTNRVEREGVSLLHAARFSMVATMNPEEGELRPQLLDRFGLCVNVAGIRDLSLRVELLRRREAFDRDPAAFEAVWEEEQRREARRLAEAMRLYDSVTVSNQQIDFVVAACIRAGAAGHRAEIVAVKAARALTAYAGRPAVTDRDIKAALLMALVHRARSSDNGTDHLVTEPRPESIGHADAPGHAARPRHLAPDKGADTSASPCPAATGGEGSAKEHFPPPASSGQGVMFGIDESITVSTREIRHTAARQRQKAGRRHRSVADDKRGRYIRFTSCRTGHDIALDATIRAAAVHQKNRPRGPLAVTIAPEDIREKIREHKTRTLLIFVVDASGSMGTRLMKETKGAVLSLLLEAYQKRDRVAMIAFRDRKGEILLPPTDSVDLARRKLRDLPAGGKTPLAAGLMQGYRLARSGDRRKGGTLPLLILVSDGRANVGANPGVSYSMERAGRIYDEIFSLARIIKNDLRIKTMVINTEHETRGGFGMAERIAEELGGRYVSPARIRADSITRAVRAFI, via the coding sequence ATGACCCGGGGCCGCGACCATCGTCAAGTATTTCCCTTTACCGCCATCGTCGGTCAGGACCACCTCAAGCGCGCCTTGATCATCAATGCCATTGTGCCCGGTGGTGTCGGGGTTCTGATCCGGGGAGAGAAGGGCACGGCCAAGAGCACCTGCGCCCGGGCCCTGGCCTGTCTGCTGTCGGATATCTCATCCGGCCCGTTTCCGTTCGTCACCCTGCCGGTCAATGCTTCCGAAGACAACCTGGTCGGCGGGCTGGATTTTGAATACGCCCTGGCCGCGGGCCAAAAGCGATTCAACCCGGGAATCCTGGCCCGGGCCCACGGAGGCATCCTGTACGTGGATGAGGTCAACCTTCTGGATGACCACCTGGCGGATCTGATCACCGATACCGTCGCCGCCGGAACCAACCGGGTAGAACGCGAGGGCGTCAGCCTCCTCCACGCCGCGCGATTCTCCATGGTGGCCACCATGAATCCGGAAGAGGGGGAGTTGCGGCCACAGCTGCTGGACCGTTTCGGACTGTGCGTGAATGTTGCCGGCATCCGGGATCTGTCCCTCAGGGTGGAACTGCTGCGGCGGCGGGAGGCCTTTGACCGCGACCCGGCCGCTTTTGAGGCCGTGTGGGAAGAGGAGCAACGCCGGGAAGCGCGGCGCCTCGCTGAGGCGATGCGGCTTTACGATTCCGTGACGGTCTCAAATCAACAAATCGATTTTGTTGTTGCCGCCTGTATCCGGGCCGGCGCGGCCGGGCACCGGGCGGAAATTGTCGCGGTCAAGGCGGCCCGGGCCCTGACCGCCTATGCCGGCCGGCCGGCTGTAACCGACAGGGACATAAAGGCCGCTCTCCTGATGGCGCTGGTCCATCGGGCAAGGTCCTCAGACAATGGAACCGATCACCTGGTCACGGAACCGCGTCCGGAAAGTATTGGCCACGCCGATGCGCCGGGACATGCCGCCCGGCCCCGTCACCTGGCACCGGATAAGGGAGCGGACACCTCAGCCTCTCCCTGTCCGGCGGCAACCGGCGGCGAAGGGAGTGCGAAAGAGCATTTTCCCCCGCCGGCCTCGAGCGGACAGGGCGTGATGTTCGGCATTGACGAATCCATAACCGTTTCCACCCGGGAGATCAGGCATACGGCGGCCCGGCAAAGGCAAAAGGCGGGCCGGCGTCACCGGTCCGTGGCGGATGACAAACGGGGCCGATACATCCGCTTTACCTCATGCCGGACCGGCCATGATATCGCCCTGGACGCCACCATCCGCGCCGCCGCCGTCCACCAGAAAAACCGGCCGCGGGGACCCCTGGCCGTCACCATCGCTCCGGAGGACATCCGGGAAAAAATCCGGGAGCACAAAACCCGGACCCTGTTGATCTTCGTGGTGGACGCGTCCGGGTCCATGGGTACGCGCCTGATGAAAGAAACCAAGGGGGCCGTTCTGAGCCTGCTGCTGGAGGCCTATCAGAAACGGGACCGGGTCGCCATGATCGCTTTCAGGGACCGGAAGGGAGAAATCCTGCTCCCGCCCACGGACAGCGTTGACCTGGCCAGGAGGAAGCTTCGCGACCTGCCGGCCGGCGGCAAGACCCCCCTGGCGGCCGGGCTGATGCAGGGATACCGGCTGGCCAGGTCCGGAGACCGGCGAAAAGGCGGAACACTTCCTCTCCTGATCCTGGTCAGTGACGGCCGGGCCAATGTCGGGGCAAACCCGGGCGTTTCCTACTCCATGGAAAGGGCCGGCCGGATATATGACGAAATTTTTTCCCTGGCCCGGATCATTAAAAACGACCTCCGCATCAAAACGATGGTCATCAACACCGAACATGAAACCAGGGGCGGATTCGGCATGGCGGAAAGGATCGCGGAAGAGCTGGGCGGAAGGTATGTTTCCCCCGCCCGGATCCGCGCCGACTCCATCACCCGGGCCGTCCGCGCGTTTATATAA
- a CDS encoding class I SAM-dependent methyltransferase: MDRLDCQREYWDGVAAKKTFTHPLRTERLREHVPPAGKILDYGCGYGRTCALLRENGFRDVVGVDISSEMIRQGLRLHPGLDLRHIQGGPLPFPDASFDACILLAVLNCIPTDHGQRELVRELVRVLRPGGILYLSDYPFQKDARNTERYRRFEAEFGRYGVFRLSEGAVLRHHDMAWIYELLPPFDIIMEENREVLTMNGSRAAIFQIMAKKR, from the coding sequence ATGGATCGGCTCGATTGCCAGCGGGAGTACTGGGACGGCGTGGCGGCAAAGAAAACCTTCACCCATCCCCTGCGGACAGAGCGGTTGCGTGAACATGTTCCGCCGGCAGGGAAAATCCTGGATTACGGATGCGGCTACGGCCGGACCTGCGCTCTGCTGCGGGAAAACGGTTTTCGGGACGTGGTCGGGGTCGATATTTCGTCGGAGATGATCCGCCAGGGGCTTCGCCTCCATCCCGGACTGGACCTGCGGCACATCCAGGGCGGGCCGCTGCCTTTTCCGGACGCTTCCTTTGATGCCTGCATTCTCCTGGCGGTCCTCAACTGCATTCCCACGGATCATGGCCAGAGAGAACTGGTGCGCGAACTGGTCAGGGTTTTGCGGCCGGGAGGTATTCTTTATCTCAGCGATTATCCCTTCCAGAAGGACGCCAGGAACACGGAGCGGTACCGCCGTTTTGAAGCTGAATTCGGAAGATACGGCGTTTTCCGGCTTTCCGAAGGCGCCGTTCTCCGGCATCACGACATGGCCTGGATTTACGAACTGCTGCCGCCGTTTGATATCATCATGGAAGAAAACAGAGAAGTGCTGACCATGAACGGCAGCCGGGCGGCCATATTTCAGATCATGGCGAAAAAAAGGTAG
- a CDS encoding alpha/beta fold hydrolase: MTTVLLTNAIGPYDLGWGEDMTDLFGARLTRGQGPFSLRGFFSTFAFYLIAENIKVPAVILEHPDEAVFRKELQKGYDYIGLQVVTVHIPRIAKMVRIIKEISPKSKIVLGGYGVSTLYHPPPHDPDNDAQFILDNADYVCREEGVGFFRNILGQDPGEPITQLHMPPALSTVRGMENIAAMPTTSTLVALGCPNACEFCNTSAFFRFKKIFVSTPEQTVETLKTVMKKYTRDRFVYNMLWNEDFLLDRPYVMRFARLLQEAGLIGKVNISSFASIRSVSQYTTEELIMAGIGALWIGVESKFDDVVTSVHQFQKRAGKDIREVFEDLHRYGIKIIASSILGLDFHTPENIEEDIDYFVSLKPDFYQVAPLTPCPGTMLYDRMMEENRLYDNFSFEHVQIWSDRIFKHANFDDGRIRHYFDLCHKKLYETNGPSLLNISDVLMQGYKTMVHSTNPFLQAAADRCYFESKYMQGDLYYSLKELAPNETVRKRAEAVEKEFLKYCGDYRPVNRLIQKFIYRRLLRESTNTARESDPPWEIIRFAGDKSAPKVVARRDPVKSFLRQSAHGLIRRSLRIGVEPDRAIRLADIDDFPVTFHYIDIEGDRINYVDEGAGETILMIHGNATWSYLYRHLIRDLKKNFRCVAIDLLGYGLSDKPPRADYSMEAHIRRLEIFVDRLGLKDITLVCQDWGGIIGLSYAAANKERFKRLIPMNTTGFLPETPAEVMQCLGAHAFPYLWSYKIPVLGKRMAMDWNLFLRSSMRLGIHNKNRLNEKAMAGYLYPFQRPHERTAIMKSVRQIPVGPFGPIARLLKQTRRNLDGWDVRTRVIWGMKDPVFVPWFIKKFEELLPNHAPSVKIATASHYLQDDEPDRIIAGIREFMTEDAMPNAIPTAAAG; the protein is encoded by the coding sequence ATGACCACCGTACTGCTCACCAATGCCATCGGCCCCTATGATCTCGGCTGGGGCGAAGACATGACCGATCTTTTCGGGGCCCGCCTGACCCGGGGCCAGGGGCCTTTTTCTCTGCGGGGCTTCTTTTCCACCTTTGCGTTCTATCTCATCGCCGAAAACATCAAGGTTCCGGCGGTGATTCTCGAACATCCCGACGAAGCCGTCTTCCGGAAGGAGCTTCAGAAAGGATATGATTATATCGGGCTCCAGGTAGTGACGGTCCATATTCCCCGGATCGCGAAAATGGTCCGGATCATCAAAGAAATTTCCCCCAAAAGCAAAATCGTGCTGGGCGGATACGGGGTATCCACCCTGTACCATCCCCCGCCCCATGATCCGGACAATGACGCGCAATTCATCCTGGACAATGCCGATTATGTCTGCCGGGAGGAAGGGGTCGGTTTTTTCCGGAATATTCTCGGCCAGGACCCCGGCGAGCCCATCACCCAGCTGCATATGCCGCCGGCCCTGTCGACGGTAAGAGGCATGGAAAATATCGCCGCCATGCCCACCACCTCCACCCTGGTGGCCCTGGGCTGTCCCAACGCCTGTGAATTCTGCAACACCTCGGCCTTTTTCCGGTTTAAAAAGATATTCGTGTCCACGCCCGAACAAACCGTGGAAACACTCAAGACCGTCATGAAAAAGTACACCCGGGACCGGTTCGTTTATAACATGCTCTGGAATGAAGACTTTCTGCTCGACCGGCCCTACGTGATGCGTTTCGCCCGGCTCTTACAGGAAGCAGGCCTCATCGGCAAGGTGAACATTTCCTCCTTTGCCAGTATCCGCTCCGTGTCCCAGTACACCACCGAGGAGCTGATCATGGCCGGCATCGGCGCCCTGTGGATCGGCGTGGAATCCAAGTTCGACGATGTGGTCACCTCCGTTCACCAGTTTCAGAAACGCGCCGGGAAAGATATCCGTGAAGTTTTTGAAGACCTGCATCGCTACGGCATCAAGATCATCGCTTCCAGCATTCTGGGGCTGGACTTTCACACTCCGGAGAACATTGAGGAGGACATCGATTATTTTGTTTCTTTAAAGCCCGATTTTTACCAGGTCGCCCCCCTGACCCCCTGTCCCGGGACCATGCTGTACGACCGCATGATGGAGGAAAACAGGCTGTACGACAACTTCTCCTTTGAGCATGTGCAGATCTGGAGCGACCGGATTTTCAAGCATGCCAACTTCGATGACGGCCGGATCCGGCACTATTTTGATCTGTGCCACAAAAAGCTGTACGAAACCAACGGCCCCTCCCTGCTCAACATCAGCGACGTGCTGATGCAGGGATACAAAACCATGGTGCACTCGACCAATCCGTTTCTCCAGGCCGCGGCCGACCGGTGCTACTTTGAGTCCAAATACATGCAGGGCGATCTCTATTACAGCCTGAAAGAACTGGCGCCCAACGAAACGGTCAGAAAACGGGCGGAGGCCGTGGAAAAAGAGTTTTTAAAATATTGCGGCGATTACCGGCCGGTCAACCGGCTGATTCAGAAATTCATCTACCGCCGTCTGCTTCGGGAATCGACAAACACCGCCCGGGAATCGGATCCGCCCTGGGAGATCATCCGGTTTGCCGGGGACAAGTCCGCCCCCAAAGTGGTGGCGCGGCGCGATCCGGTAAAAAGTTTTCTGCGACAAAGCGCTCATGGCCTGATCAGGCGGTCACTCCGGATCGGGGTCGAGCCGGACCGCGCCATCCGGCTGGCCGACATCGACGATTTTCCCGTAACCTTTCATTATATCGACATCGAAGGCGACCGGATCAATTACGTGGATGAGGGCGCGGGCGAGACGATTCTCATGATCCACGGCAACGCCACCTGGTCATATCTCTATCGCCATCTGATCCGTGATTTAAAGAAGAATTTCCGCTGCGTGGCCATCGATCTTCTGGGTTACGGCCTTTCGGACAAGCCGCCCCGGGCCGACTATTCCATGGAGGCCCACATCCGCCGGCTGGAAATATTCGTGGACCGGCTCGGCCTGAAAGATATCACCCTGGTATGCCAGGACTGGGGCGGCATCATCGGATTGAGTTACGCCGCGGCCAATAAAGAGAGATTTAAACGACTGATTCCCATGAACACCACCGGCTTTCTGCCGGAAACCCCGGCCGAGGTGATGCAATGCCTGGGGGCCCATGCCTTTCCCTATCTGTGGTCATACAAAATTCCGGTGCTGGGAAAACGCATGGCCATGGACTGGAATCTTTTTTTAAGGTCATCCATGCGGCTGGGCATTCACAACAAAAACCGGCTGAACGAAAAAGCCATGGCCGGGTACCTTTATCCCTTCCAGCGGCCCCACGAACGGACCGCCATCATGAAATCCGTGCGCCAGATTCCCGTCGGGCCCTTCGGCCCCATTGCCCGTCTGCTGAAACAAACCCGCCGGAACCTGGACGGCTGGGATGTCCGCACCCGGGTGATCTGGGGTATGAAAGACCCGGTCTTCGTACCCTGGTTCATCAAAAAATTCGAAGAACTGCTGCCGAATCACGCGCCGTCGGTCAAAATCGCCACGGCCAGCCATTATCTTCAGGATGATGAACCGGACCGGATTATTGCCGGGATCCGGGAGTTCATGACGGAAGATGCCATGCCAAACGCCATTCCGACAGCGGCGGCGGGATGA
- a CDS encoding PEP/pyruvate-binding domain-containing protein yields the protein MTADKEGPFWLPLSPDTPPDISLLGGKGANLVRLMRAGFDVPAGAVLPTTLLNDLDWIEIPEVKRFIERAIKPHDRPDLLWAVRSSAADEDGAEASFAGQHDTFLNVPAAGIFECVTKCRESVYSTRAESYRADLGRDGKPSLAVILQKMVPARCAGVLFTRHPVRPDQDRIVVEGVPGLGEDLVAGRRAPDRLELSRGGKIMSERTANPVNCLNQVGQEAFARLARELERFFGSPQDAEWAFDGETLWLLQTRPITTIRRPAKVWTRAWGDEFWAEATTDLQYTFLGRWIREDYMADLARINGWNFLRDVTPFARIHSHVYFNSEYMYRLLTLVPPPLRIERMLGWIPPYWRPELPDLKFRPLVLMASAVRSRLADRHASILSHYKKLPGYTRRVRKKLKPRLSDDLTRLDDRALWKRLKAGDRMGRAHFRFIRWGLASYLMATKLACAWITEKWTSFDAFSDPEGHFLEMLLIDPAGNTTRRVNEEMKALGREAAQVPALMALAAGRPATPTLDEIQALPGAGDFAARLEKFIAEHGHRGSSRELHLPRWMDDPSLVIGPVLALAASGKAADEKPHHNDFEARWLDEIGQNPGGWWKRAAARRLLKLARAYTQYRENQRYALDYILTDMRHVLLEVANRLVKRSVLRQPDDIFFLTYDELGKTWTGKAAAPDGLDRRRARFEADSKTLPPEWIMDDKPCPPPEEPLHPPAGILSGTGASPGLARGPARIVRSVDELRTVRAGDILVAPNTDPGWTPVFGLIAGLVVQTGGMLSHAAIVAREYGIPAVTGVANACALMAPDEMIEVNGDAGRIQRQQDFK from the coding sequence ATGACGGCTGACAAGGAAGGCCCTTTCTGGCTGCCTCTTTCACCGGATACGCCTCCGGACATATCCCTGCTGGGCGGCAAGGGCGCCAACCTGGTCCGGCTCATGCGGGCCGGATTCGACGTTCCGGCCGGGGCGGTGCTGCCGACGACCCTGCTCAATGATCTGGACTGGATCGAGATTCCCGAAGTCAAACGATTCATCGAGCGGGCCATCAAACCCCACGACCGGCCGGACCTGTTGTGGGCGGTGCGCTCCTCGGCCGCGGATGAAGACGGGGCCGAGGCCTCCTTTGCCGGCCAGCACGACACCTTTCTCAATGTTCCCGCTGCCGGAATTTTCGAGTGCGTGACCAAATGCCGGGAATCGGTCTATTCCACCCGGGCCGAGTCCTACCGAGCGGACCTGGGCCGTGACGGCAAACCCTCCCTGGCGGTCATCCTCCAGAAAATGGTGCCGGCAAGGTGCGCCGGCGTTCTCTTCACGCGGCACCCCGTCCGTCCGGACCAGGACCGCATCGTGGTAGAGGGCGTGCCGGGCTTGGGCGAAGACCTGGTGGCCGGCCGCCGGGCGCCGGACCGCCTGGAGCTGTCCCGGGGCGGGAAGATCATGTCGGAGCGGACGGCCAACCCGGTCAACTGCCTCAACCAGGTCGGACAGGAAGCCTTTGCCCGCCTGGCCCGCGAACTGGAACGGTTCTTCGGGTCGCCTCAGGACGCGGAATGGGCCTTTGACGGCGAAACCCTCTGGCTGCTCCAGACCCGGCCCATTACCACCATCCGCCGGCCGGCCAAAGTCTGGACCCGGGCCTGGGGGGACGAGTTCTGGGCCGAGGCCACCACCGACCTGCAGTACACCTTCCTGGGCCGCTGGATCCGGGAAGATTACATGGCCGACCTGGCCCGGATCAACGGCTGGAATTTTCTCCGGGACGTGACGCCCTTTGCCCGGATTCACAGTCATGTGTACTTCAATTCCGAATACATGTACCGGCTGCTGACCCTGGTTCCTCCGCCGCTGCGGATCGAAAGAATGCTTGGCTGGATTCCGCCCTACTGGCGGCCCGAGCTGCCGGATTTGAAGTTCCGCCCCCTGGTCCTGATGGCCAGCGCCGTCCGGTCCCGGCTGGCCGACCGCCACGCTTCCATTCTTTCCCATTACAAAAAGCTGCCCGGATATACCCGGCGCGTCCGAAAAAAACTGAAGCCGCGGCTTTCCGACGACCTGACCCGTCTGGATGACCGGGCCCTGTGGAAGCGGCTCAAGGCCGGCGACAGGATGGGCCGCGCGCATTTTCGTTTTATCCGCTGGGGCCTGGCCTCGTACCTGATGGCCACCAAGCTGGCCTGCGCCTGGATCACGGAAAAGTGGACCTCCTTTGACGCCTTTTCCGACCCGGAAGGCCATTTCCTGGAAATGCTTTTGATCGACCCGGCCGGCAACACCACCCGACGGGTAAATGAAGAAATGAAGGCTCTCGGCCGTGAAGCAGCGCAGGTGCCGGCCCTGATGGCCCTGGCCGCCGGCCGCCCGGCCACGCCGACGCTGGATGAAATCCAGGCCCTGCCCGGGGCCGGAGATTTTGCAGCCCGCCTGGAGAAGTTCATCGCCGAGCACGGCCATCGCGGCAGCTCCCGGGAACTGCATCTGCCCCGCTGGATGGACGACCCTTCCCTGGTCATCGGGCCGGTTCTGGCCCTGGCCGCCTCCGGCAAAGCCGCGGATGAAAAGCCCCATCACAACGACTTTGAAGCCCGCTGGCTGGACGAGATCGGTCAGAACCCCGGCGGCTGGTGGAAACGAGCGGCTGCCCGGCGCCTTCTGAAGCTGGCCCGGGCCTATACCCAGTACCGGGAAAATCAGCGATACGCCCTGGATTACATTTTAACGGACATGCGGCATGTGCTGCTAGAAGTCGCCAACCGGCTGGTCAAAAGAAGCGTCCTGCGGCAGCCCGACGACATTTTCTTTTTAACTTATGACGAACTGGGGAAAACCTGGACCGGAAAAGCGGCTGCCCCGGACGGACTGGACCGTCGCCGGGCCCGGTTCGAGGCGGATTCCAAAACCCTGCCGCCGGAATGGATCATGGACGACAAGCCCTGCCCGCCCCCGGAGGAGCCCCTTCATCCCCCGGCCGGCATCCTTTCCGGAACCGGAGCCTCGCCCGGCCTTGCCCGGGGCCCGGCAAGGATCGTCCGCTCCGTGGATGAACTTCGGACCGTGCGCGCCGGGGATATCCTGGTGGCGCCCAACACCGATCCGGGCTGGACGCCGGTCTTCGGCCTGATCGCCGGCCTGGTGGTTCAGACCGGCGGCATGCTCTCCCACGCCGCCATCGTGGCCAGGGAGTACGGCATCCCGGCCGTCACCGGCGTGGCCAACGCCTGCGCCCTGATGGCGCCTGATGAAATGATCGAAGTCAATGGAGACGCCGGGCGGATACAAAGGCAACAGGATTTTAAATAA
- a CDS encoding ATP-binding protein yields the protein MLPTFPFSALVGQDQMKLGLILNAVNPAIGGMLIRGEKGTAKSTAVRALAALLPEVTVVKDCPFNCDPDDRDHLCAQCLSRGGNLPRMTRPGRVVELPINATEDRVAGTLDLTHALQTGEKRFEPGLLAEAHRAILYVDEVNLLDDHIVDILLDSAAMGVNIVEREGVSVSHPARFILVGTMNPEEGDLRPQLLDRFGLCAAITGLKERSERVELVRRRHDFEVDPDAFLKRFAEDELRLKTKIAEARGRLSRVTISDRMLSRISNIALEVGVDGHRADLIMMKAAVTRAALEGRTEVGLEDVLSTASLALYHRARRHPFDETGLDMDRVRAAAETDS from the coding sequence ATGCTTCCCACCTTCCCCTTTTCCGCCCTCGTTGGCCAGGACCAGATGAAGCTGGGCCTGATCCTTAACGCCGTCAACCCGGCCATCGGCGGCATGCTGATCCGGGGCGAAAAGGGAACGGCCAAGAGCACGGCCGTCCGTGCCCTGGCGGCCCTTCTGCCGGAAGTGACCGTGGTCAAAGACTGCCCCTTTAACTGCGATCCGGACGACCGGGACCATCTTTGCGCCCAGTGCCTGTCCCGCGGCGGTAATCTACCGCGGATGACCCGGCCGGGCCGGGTGGTGGAACTGCCCATCAACGCCACCGAGGACCGGGTGGCCGGCACTCTGGACCTGACCCATGCCCTGCAAACCGGTGAAAAACGTTTTGAACCCGGCCTGCTGGCCGAGGCCCACCGCGCCATTCTTTATGTTGACGAGGTCAACCTGCTGGATGACCATATCGTGGATATTTTATTGGACAGCGCCGCCATGGGGGTGAACATCGTCGAGCGCGAAGGCGTCAGCGTTTCCCATCCGGCCCGTTTCATCCTGGTGGGCACCATGAACCCGGAGGAAGGCGATCTGCGGCCACAGCTCCTGGACCGGTTCGGCCTGTGCGCCGCCATTACCGGCCTGAAGGAAAGATCGGAACGGGTGGAACTGGTCAGGCGCCGCCACGACTTTGAGGTCGACCCGGACGCTTTCCTGAAACGGTTCGCGGAAGACGAGCTGCGCCTGAAAACAAAAATCGCGGAAGCAAGGGGCCGCCTTTCCCGGGTAACCATTTCCGATCGGATGCTTTCCCGGATTTCCAATATCGCTCTGGAAGTCGGCGTTGACGGCCACCGGGCCGACCTGATCATGATGAAGGCGGCCGTCACCCGCGCCGCTCTGGAGGGACGGACCGAAGTGGGCCTGGAAGACGTTTTGAGTACCGCCTCCCTGGCCCTGTATCACCGGGCGCGGCGCCATCCGTTTGACGAAACCGGCCTGGACATGGACCGGGTCCGGGCAGCGGCGGAAACGGACTCATGA
- a CDS encoding NAD(P)/FAD-dependent oxidoreductase: MPKRYDVIIAGAGNAGLACARAAAAGGLNVLLIDKRRRGNPGRDWCDVVEKDVFQRLGLGLPPPALWRPVSLPVFFTPDMKDRIDPGNLENRPCPHLYIDRSRMSQWLFDLVEPHPHVEVRTETTILGPELSGTRVTGVRIAGANNGATDVIKGDVVVDASGLHSVIDSRVPYDYPFRADPVNPGDVFIGIKEIISVNDADTLRRTGNRILMGYGGGMAWTMIYRENMIDVGVAVPRTQRAGGIKKLLSGLKDRLGLSSFAPVRRGGGLLPARRCRTRLAGEGYLVAGDAACQINPANGGGISPALLAGHMAGEAIVHAGRSGGNGPASLWDYPRRYITGQGAAFAGLDMMRICFQSLSASDISWLFRKGVIQIHDLAVPFIAGERPPFQVITGLQSAVRGRSRPGLLLKLARALLDARAIETAYRDIPATYHPATVARWENKIRGIAERAGRKRS, from the coding sequence ATGCCGAAACGATACGATGTGATTATCGCCGGCGCCGGAAATGCCGGTCTTGCCTGCGCCAGGGCAGCGGCTGCCGGCGGGCTGAACGTCCTGCTGATCGACAAACGCCGACGCGGGAACCCCGGTCGTGACTGGTGCGATGTGGTGGAAAAAGATGTTTTTCAGCGCCTCGGCCTGGGCCTGCCGCCGCCGGCGTTATGGCGCCCGGTATCCCTGCCGGTCTTTTTCACGCCGGACATGAAGGATAGGATCGACCCGGGCAATCTCGAAAACCGACCCTGTCCCCACCTGTACATTGACCGGAGCCGGATGAGCCAGTGGCTGTTTGATCTTGTCGAGCCGCATCCCCATGTGGAAGTCCGAACTGAAACCACGATCCTGGGGCCGGAATTGTCTGGAACGCGGGTTACCGGCGTCCGTATCGCCGGCGCCAATAACGGCGCGACGGATGTCATCAAAGGCGATGTCGTCGTCGATGCCAGCGGTCTGCATTCCGTAATCGATTCACGGGTTCCTTACGACTATCCCTTCCGGGCCGATCCGGTCAATCCCGGTGATGTTTTCATCGGGATAAAAGAGATCATCTCCGTCAATGATGCGGATACCCTGCGCCGCACCGGCAACCGGATCCTTATGGGATATGGCGGCGGCATGGCCTGGACGATGATTTACCGGGAGAATATGATCGATGTAGGCGTTGCCGTTCCGCGGACGCAGAGAGCCGGCGGCATCAAAAAGCTTTTAAGCGGCCTCAAAGACAGGCTGGGGCTATCCTCTTTTGCGCCGGTTCGCCGTGGTGGCGGGCTGTTGCCCGCCAGGCGCTGCCGGACCCGGCTGGCGGGTGAGGGCTACCTGGTCGCGGGCGACGCGGCCTGTCAGATCAACCCGGCCAACGGCGGCGGCATTTCACCGGCCCTGCTGGCCGGTCATATGGCCGGAGAGGCTATCGTTCATGCCGGCCGGTCCGGCGGCAATGGTCCCGCCTCTTTATGGGATTATCCGCGGCGCTATATTACCGGCCAGGGCGCCGCTTTCGCCGGCCTGGATATGATGCGGATCTGCTTTCAGTCGCTCTCGGCCAGTGACATCTCCTGGCTGTTCAGAAAAGGGGTTATTCAAATCCATGACCTGGCAGTGCCCTTTATTGCTGGCGAACGACCGCCATTTCAGGTAATCACTGGGCTGCAAAGTGCCGTCAGAGGCAGGTCCCGTCCCGGCCTGCTGTTAAAACTGGCCCGGGCGCTGCTGGACGCCCGGGCGATCGAAACGGCCTATCGTGACATACCGGCAACCTATCATCCGGCGACCGTTGCCCGCTGGGAGAATAAAATCAGGGGGATAGCCGAGAGAGCCGGGAGAAAACGGTCGTAG